The following are encoded together in the Bradyrhizobium algeriense genome:
- the rpsC gene encoding 30S ribosomal protein S3, with translation MGQKINPIGLRLGINRTWDSRWFAGKNEYGKLLHEDVKIREILHKELKQAAVARIVIERPHKKCRVTIHSARPGVVIGKKGADIDKLRKRVADITASDVVINIVEIRKPELDATLVAESIAQQLERRVAFRRAMKRAVQSAMRLGAEGIRINCSGRLGGAEIARMEWYREGRVPLHTLRADVDYGVATAFTTFGTCGVKVWIFKGEILEHDPMAQDKKMAEGDTARPRRDAA, from the coding sequence ATGGGTCAAAAGATCAATCCAATCGGACTGCGTCTCGGCATCAACCGCACGTGGGATTCCCGTTGGTTCGCCGGCAAGAACGAATATGGCAAGCTGTTGCATGAAGACGTCAAGATCCGCGAGATCCTGCACAAGGAACTCAAGCAGGCGGCCGTCGCCCGCATCGTGATCGAGCGTCCGCACAAGAAGTGCCGCGTGACGATCCACTCGGCGCGTCCGGGTGTGGTGATCGGCAAGAAGGGCGCCGACATCGACAAGCTGCGCAAGCGGGTTGCCGACATCACGGCTTCCGACGTCGTCATCAACATCGTCGAAATCCGCAAGCCGGAGCTCGACGCTACCCTGGTCGCCGAATCGATCGCCCAGCAGCTCGAGCGCCGCGTCGCTTTCCGCCGCGCCATGAAGCGGGCGGTGCAGTCGGCGATGCGTCTCGGCGCCGAAGGCATTCGTATCAATTGCTCGGGCCGTCTCGGCGGCGCCGAAATCGCGCGCATGGAGTGGTACCGCGAAGGTCGCGTGCCGTTGCACACGCTGCGCGCCGACGTCGATTACGGCGTGGCGACCGCGTTCACCACGTTCGGTACCTGCGGCGTCAAGGTCTGGATCTTCAAGGGTGAGATCCTCGAGCACGATCCGATGGCCCAGGACAAGAAGATGGCCGAAGGCGACACCGCACGTCCGCGCCGCGACGCAGCGTGA
- the rplP gene encoding 50S ribosomal protein L16 → MMQPKKTKFRKAHKGRIHGVATSGATLSFGQFGLKAMAPERITARQIEAARRALTRHMKRAGRVWIRVFPDLPVSKKPAEVRMGSGKGTPELWVARVKPGRVIFEIDGVTVQTAKEALSLAAAKLPIKTRFVARIAE, encoded by the coding sequence ATGATGCAACCAAAGAAAACGAAGTTCCGGAAGGCGCATAAGGGCCGTATCCACGGCGTTGCGACTTCGGGTGCGACGTTGTCGTTCGGTCAATTCGGCCTGAAGGCGATGGCGCCCGAGCGCATCACCGCCCGCCAGATCGAAGCCGCGCGCCGCGCGCTGACCCGTCACATGAAGCGCGCCGGCCGGGTCTGGATCCGCGTGTTTCCGGACCTGCCGGTGTCGAAGAAGCCCGCCGAAGTCCGCATGGGCTCGGGCAAGGGGACGCCGGAATTGTGGGTGGCGCGGGTCAAGCCCGGCCGCGTGATTTTCGAGATCGACGGCGTCACGGTGCAGACCGCCAAGGAGGCGCTCTCGCTTGCCGCCGCCAAGCTGCCGATCAAGACGCGCTTCGTCGCGCGCATTGCGGAGTAA
- the rpmC gene encoding 50S ribosomal protein L29, which yields MAPMKVEDIRAMSDDQREDAVLNLKKERFNLRFQRATGQLENTSRLREARRDIARIKTIAAQTRAKKK from the coding sequence ATGGCCCCGATGAAAGTTGAAGACATCCGCGCGATGAGCGACGACCAGAGAGAGGACGCCGTCCTCAATCTGAAGAAGGAGCGTTTCAATCTGCGTTTCCAGCGCGCCACCGGGCAGCTGGAGAACACCTCGCGGCTGCGCGAAGCCCGCCGCGACATCGCCCGCATCAAGACCATCGCCGCGCAAACGCGCGCGAAGAAGAAGTAA
- the rpsQ gene encoding 30S ribosomal protein S17: MPKRTLQGVVVSDKQAKTVVVRVDRRFTHPIYKKTIRRSKNYHAHDENSEFKPGDMVWIEESKPISKLKRWTVVRGEQKKTA; encoded by the coding sequence ATGCCGAAACGTACCCTTCAGGGCGTGGTCGTGAGCGACAAGCAAGCCAAGACGGTGGTGGTGCGCGTCGATCGCCGCTTCACCCATCCGATCTACAAGAAGACGATCCGCCGCTCCAAGAACTACCACGCGCACGACGAGAACAGCGAGTTCAAGCCGGGCGACATGGTGTGGATCGAGGAGAGCAAGCCGATCTCCAAGTTGAAGCGCTGGACCGTGGTCCGGGGCGAGCAGAAGAAAACCGCCTGA
- the rplN gene encoding 50S ribosomal protein L14, whose protein sequence is MIQMQTNLDVADNSGARRVMCIKVLGGSKRRYATVGDVIVVSIKEAIPRGKVKKGDVMKAVVVRVRKDIRRADGSVIRFDRNAAVLINNQSEPVGTRIFGPVPRELRAKNHMKIISLAPEVL, encoded by the coding sequence ATGATTCAGATGCAGACCAACCTCGACGTGGCCGACAATTCAGGCGCACGCCGTGTCATGTGCATCAAGGTGCTCGGGGGCTCCAAGCGCCGCTATGCCACCGTGGGCGACGTTATCGTCGTGTCGATCAAGGAAGCGATTCCGCGCGGCAAGGTGAAGAAGGGCGACGTGATGAAGGCCGTCGTGGTCCGGGTCCGCAAGGACATCCGGCGCGCCGACGGCTCGGTCATCCGCTTCGACCGCAACGCCGCCGTATTGATCAACAATCAGTCGGAGCCGGTCGGCACCCGTATCTTCGGGCCCGTGCCGCGCGAGCTGCGCGCCAAGAACCACATGAAAATCATCTCGCTTGCGCCGGAGGTGCTGTGA
- the rplX gene encoding 50S ribosomal protein L24: MAAKIRKGDKVIVLNGRDKGRTGEVFEVRPAENKALVRGVNLVKRHQKQTQNQEGGIISKESPIHLSNIAYVGKDGKPTRVGFKIQADGKKVRIAKSSGAEIDG; encoded by the coding sequence ATGGCTGCCAAGATCCGGAAAGGTGACAAGGTCATCGTGCTGAACGGCCGCGACAAGGGCCGCACCGGCGAAGTATTCGAGGTCCGCCCCGCCGAGAACAAGGCGCTGGTGCGCGGCGTCAACCTGGTGAAGCGTCACCAGAAGCAGACCCAGAACCAGGAAGGCGGCATCATCTCCAAGGAGTCGCCGATCCACCTGTCCAACATCGCCTATGTCGGCAAAGACGGAAAGCCGACCCGCGTGGGCTTCAAGATTCAGGCTGATGGCAAGAAGGTACGCATTGCCAAGAGCTCGGGAGCAGAGATCGATGGCTGA
- the rplE gene encoding 50S ribosomal protein L5 — translation MADTAYTPRLRAEYDKSIRGQLTEKFGYANVMQVPRLDKVVLNMGVGDAVNDRKKAETAAGELTQIAGQKAVVTYSRVAIATFKLRENQPIGCKVTLRKAKMYEFIDRLVNVALPRVRDFRGLNPKSFDGRGNYSLGLKEHIIFPEIDFDKVSEARGMDITVCTTAKTDDEARALLTAFNFPFRQ, via the coding sequence ATGGCTGATACCGCTTACACACCGCGCCTGCGCGCGGAGTATGACAAGAGCATTCGTGGCCAGCTGACTGAAAAGTTCGGCTATGCCAACGTCATGCAGGTGCCGCGGCTGGACAAGGTCGTGCTCAACATGGGCGTCGGCGATGCCGTCAACGACCGCAAGAAGGCTGAGACCGCGGCTGGCGAACTGACGCAGATCGCCGGCCAGAAGGCGGTCGTGACCTATTCGCGCGTCGCGATCGCGACCTTCAAGCTGCGTGAGAACCAGCCGATCGGCTGCAAGGTTACGCTGCGCAAGGCCAAGATGTACGAATTCATCGACCGCCTGGTGAACGTGGCGCTGCCCCGCGTGCGCGACTTCCGTGGCCTCAATCCGAAGAGCTTCGATGGTCGCGGCAATTACTCGCTCGGCCTCAAGGAACACATCATTTTCCCCGAAATCGATTTCGACAAGGTTTCGGAAGCCCGCGGCATGGACATCACGGTCTGCACCACGGCCAAGACCGACGACGAGGCGCGTGCCTTGTTGACCGCATTCAATTTCCCGTTCCGGCAGTGA
- the rpsN gene encoding 30S ribosomal protein S14, whose protein sequence is MAKKSSIEKNNRRKRMTKNAAPQRAKLKAIIADKTRPMEERFAATLKLAQMPRNSSATRIRNRCELTGRPRSNYRKNKLSRIALRELGSKGLVPGLVKSSW, encoded by the coding sequence ATGGCAAAGAAGAGTTCGATTGAGAAGAACAACCGGCGCAAGCGGATGACGAAGAACGCCGCCCCGCAGCGTGCGAAGTTGAAGGCGATCATCGCCGACAAGACCCGGCCGATGGAAGAGCGGTTCGCGGCGACGCTGAAGCTCGCCCAGATGCCGCGCAATTCGTCGGCGACGCGGATCCGCAACCGCTGCGAGCTGACCGGTCGTCCGCGCTCGAACTACCGCAAGAACAAGCTTTCCCGCATCGCGCTGCGTGAACTCGGCTCCAAGGGCCTGGTTCCCGGGCTCGTGAAGTCGAGCTGGTAA
- the rpsH gene encoding 30S ribosomal protein S8 has product MSTHDPISDLITRIRNAQMRSKSKVSTPGSKMRASVLEVLKSEGYIRGYASVEHASGRSELEIELKYFDGEPVIREIERVSKPGRRVYASVKNLPRVNNGLGISVLSTPKGIMADHAARDANVGGEILFTVF; this is encoded by the coding sequence ATGTCAACGCACGATCCGATCAGCGATCTCATTACCCGCATCCGCAACGCGCAGATGCGTTCGAAGTCCAAGGTGTCGACCCCGGGCTCGAAGATGCGCGCCAGCGTGCTCGAAGTGCTGAAGTCCGAGGGCTACATCCGCGGCTACGCCAGCGTCGAACATGCTTCGGGCCGCAGCGAGCTCGAGATCGAGCTGAAATATTTCGACGGCGAGCCCGTCATTCGCGAGATCGAGCGGGTCTCCAAGCCGGGCCGTCGGGTTTACGCCTCGGTGAAGAACCTGCCGCGCGTGAACAACGGTCTCGGTATTTCGGTGTTGTCGACCCCAAAGGGAATCATGGCTGACCACGCCGCGCGTGACGCGAATGTGGGCGGCGAAATTCTCTTCACGGTGTTCTGA
- the rplF gene encoding 50S ribosomal protein L6, with the protein MSRVGKRPVPIPSGVTATVEGQTVKMKGPKGQLQFVVHDDVEVKFESGEVKVAPKLKTNRAQAMYGTARAQVANLVEGVTKGFEKKLEITGVGYRAALQGKNLQLALGYSHDVVYAIPEGITIVVPKPTEITITGTDSQRVGQVAAEIRAYRPPEPYKGKGVKYANEFIFRKEGKKK; encoded by the coding sequence ATGTCACGTGTTGGCAAACGGCCCGTTCCGATCCCGTCCGGTGTGACGGCGACCGTCGAGGGGCAGACCGTCAAGATGAAGGGGCCGAAGGGCCAGCTTCAGTTCGTCGTGCATGACGACGTTGAAGTGAAGTTCGAGAGCGGCGAGGTCAAGGTCGCACCGAAGCTCAAGACCAACCGCGCGCAGGCGATGTACGGCACTGCGCGCGCGCAGGTCGCGAACCTGGTCGAGGGTGTCACCAAGGGTTTCGAGAAGAAGCTCGAGATCACCGGCGTCGGTTACCGTGCTGCGCTGCAGGGCAAGAACCTGCAGCTCGCGCTCGGCTACAGCCACGACGTCGTCTACGCGATCCCGGAAGGCATCACCATCGTGGTGCCGAAGCCGACCGAGATCACGATCACGGGCACCGATTCCCAGCGCGTCGGCCAGGTCGCCGCGGAAATCCGCGCCTACCGTCCGCCGGAGCCCTACAAGGGCAAGGGCGTGAAGTACGCCAACGAATTCATCTTCCGCAAGGAAGGCAAGAAGAAGTAA
- the rplR gene encoding 50S ribosomal protein L18: protein MSIKVTNARRKQRVRNSLRRSANGRPRLSVFRSSKHIYAQVIDDLKGETLASASSLEKTMRDGGNTGANIDAAKAVGKLLAERAVQKGVKEVVFDRGQYLYHGRVKALADAARESGLSF from the coding sequence ATGTCAATCAAGGTCACGAATGCCCGGCGCAAGCAGCGCGTGCGCAACTCGCTGCGCCGGTCCGCCAATGGACGTCCGCGTCTGTCGGTGTTCCGTTCGTCGAAGCATATCTACGCCCAGGTCATCGACGACCTGAAAGGCGAAACGCTCGCTTCCGCCTCGTCGCTGGAAAAGACCATGCGCGATGGCGGCAATACGGGCGCCAACATCGATGCGGCCAAGGCCGTCGGCAAGTTGCTGGCGGAACGCGCCGTGCAGAAGGGCGTCAAGGAAGTGGTGTTCGATCGCGGTCAGTATCTCTATCACGGGCGCGTCAAGGCGCTCGCAGATGCGGCCCGCGAAAGCGGACTGAGCTTCTAA
- the rpsE gene encoding 30S ribosomal protein S5, giving the protein MAGERERGGRERSRDREERDSEFVDKLVHINRVAKVVKGGKRFGFAALVVIGDQKGRVGFGHGKAREVPEAIRKATESAKRNLTRVALREGRTLHHDIAGRHGAGRVYLRAAPAGTGIIAGGPMRAVFETLGIQDVVAKSIGSSNPYNMVRATFDALKHQDSPRSVAARRNIKVSTLQSRRVGGDAEVVAE; this is encoded by the coding sequence ATGGCAGGTGAACGCGAACGCGGCGGACGCGAACGGAGCAGGGATCGCGAAGAGCGCGACAGCGAGTTCGTCGACAAGCTCGTCCACATCAATCGCGTGGCGAAGGTCGTCAAGGGCGGCAAGCGCTTCGGCTTTGCGGCGCTGGTCGTGATCGGCGACCAAAAGGGCCGGGTCGGTTTCGGCCACGGCAAGGCGCGCGAAGTTCCCGAGGCGATCCGCAAGGCGACCGAGTCGGCGAAGCGTAACCTGACGCGCGTAGCGCTGCGCGAAGGCCGCACGCTGCATCACGACATCGCCGGCCGCCACGGCGCCGGCCGCGTCTACCTGCGCGCCGCTCCGGCCGGTACCGGCATCATCGCCGGCGGCCCGATGCGCGCGGTGTTCGAAACGCTCGGCATCCAGGACGTGGTGGCGAAGTCGATCGGCTCGTCGAATCCCTACAACATGGTTCGCGCCACCTTCGACGCGCTGAAGCATCAGGATTCTCCGCGTTCGGTGGCCGCACGCCGCAACATCAAGGTGTCCACGCTGCAGTCGCGCCGCGTCGGCGGCGATGCCGAAGTGGTGGCTGAATAA
- the rpmD gene encoding 50S ribosomal protein L30 → MAKAAKTIKVEQTGSAIRRHHSQRATLIGLKLNKIGRVTELQDTPAIRGMIAKVQHLVRVVGEK, encoded by the coding sequence ATGGCCAAGGCCGCAAAGACGATCAAGGTCGAGCAGACCGGCAGCGCGATCCGCCGCCACCACTCGCAGCGTGCGACGCTGATCGGCCTCAAGCTCAACAAGATCGGTCGTGTCACCGAGCTGCAGGATACGCCTGCAATTCGCGGCATGATCGCCAAGGTTCAACATCTCGTCCGCGTCGTCGGCGAGAAGTAA
- the rplO gene encoding 50S ribosomal protein L15, whose translation MKLSDIADNAGSRKKRMRVGRGIGSGKGKTSGRGGKGQTARSGVRIKGFEGGQMPLHRRLPKRGFNNIFRLEFAEINLDRLQEAIDAKLVDAKETVTVESLVKAGVIRRAKDGLRLLGRGELKAKLAIEVHGASKSAVAAVEKAGGTVKILAPAKKDEGEAA comes from the coding sequence ATGAAGCTCAGCGATATCGCCGACAACGCCGGCTCGCGCAAGAAGCGCATGCGCGTCGGCCGTGGCATCGGTTCGGGCAAGGGCAAGACTTCGGGCCGCGGCGGCAAGGGCCAGACCGCGCGTTCGGGCGTGCGCATCAAGGGCTTCGAGGGCGGCCAGATGCCGCTGCATCGCCGCCTGCCGAAGCGCGGCTTCAACAATATCTTCCGGCTCGAGTTCGCCGAGATCAATCTCGACCGGCTGCAGGAGGCGATCGACGCCAAGCTGGTCGACGCCAAGGAAACCGTCACCGTCGAATCGCTGGTGAAGGCCGGCGTGATCCGTCGCGCCAAGGACGGCCTTCGGCTGCTCGGCCGCGGCGAACTCAAGGCCAAGCTCGCGATCGAGGTGCATGGCGCCTCGAAATCGGCGGTCGCGGCGGTCGAGAAGGCCGGCGGCACGGTGAAGATCCTGGCCCCGGCCAAGAAGGACGAAGGCGAGGCGGCGTAA
- the secY gene encoding preprotein translocase subunit SecY — protein MVSAAEQLAANLNFGALAKADELKKRIWFTLGALLVYRLGTYIPLPGIDPAIWEQVFKSQAGGILGMFNMFAGGGINRMAIFALNIMPYISASIIIQLLTTVSPKLEALKKEGEAGRKTLNQYTRYLTVVLATFQAYGIAIGLQGAGNVVSDPGMFFLISTTVTLTGGTMFLMWLGEQITSRGIGNGISLIILAGIVAELPSALANMLELGRQGALSTALILVVIVMAVAVIAFIVFMERAQRRLLIQYPKRQVGNKMFEGQSSHLPLKLNTSGVIPPIFASSLLLLPATVANFNAGKGPEWFQWLNTQLSHGRPLFLILYLGLIVFFAFFYTAIVFNPTETADNLKKHGGFIPGIRPGERTAEYIDYVLSRVTVLGAIYLAIVCLIPEILISYASVPFYFGGTSLLIVVSVTMDTVAQVQGYLLAHQYEGLIRKSKLRGRRR, from the coding sequence ATGGTCTCAGCAGCAGAACAACTTGCGGCAAACCTCAATTTCGGCGCCTTGGCGAAAGCCGACGAACTGAAGAAGCGCATCTGGTTCACGCTGGGTGCGCTGCTTGTTTATCGGCTCGGCACCTACATCCCGCTGCCCGGCATCGATCCCGCGATCTGGGAGCAGGTGTTCAAGTCGCAGGCCGGCGGCATTCTCGGCATGTTCAACATGTTCGCCGGCGGCGGTATCAACCGCATGGCGATCTTCGCGCTGAACATCATGCCGTACATCTCGGCATCGATCATCATCCAGCTCCTGACGACGGTATCGCCCAAGCTCGAAGCCTTGAAAAAGGAAGGCGAGGCGGGACGCAAGACGCTGAACCAGTATACCCGCTACCTCACGGTGGTTCTCGCCACGTTCCAGGCCTACGGCATCGCGATCGGACTTCAGGGCGCCGGCAACGTCGTCAGCGACCCCGGGATGTTCTTCCTGATCTCCACCACGGTCACGCTGACCGGCGGCACCATGTTTCTGATGTGGCTCGGCGAGCAGATCACCTCGCGTGGCATCGGCAACGGCATTTCGCTGATCATTCTGGCCGGCATCGTCGCCGAGCTGCCTTCGGCGCTGGCCAACATGCTGGAACTGGGACGCCAGGGCGCGCTGTCGACCGCCCTGATCCTGGTCGTGATCGTGATGGCGGTCGCCGTGATCGCCTTCATCGTGTTCATGGAGCGCGCGCAGCGCAGGCTTCTGATCCAGTATCCGAAGCGACAGGTCGGCAACAAGATGTTCGAGGGCCAGTCCTCGCATCTGCCGCTCAAGCTCAACACGTCAGGCGTGATCCCGCCGATCTTCGCCTCGTCGCTGTTGCTGCTGCCGGCCACCGTTGCGAATTTCAACGCCGGCAAGGGCCCTGAATGGTTCCAGTGGCTCAACACCCAGCTCAGCCACGGCCGTCCGCTGTTCCTGATCCTCTACCTGGGCCTGATCGTGTTCTTCGCATTCTTCTACACCGCGATCGTGTTCAACCCGACCGAGACCGCCGACAATCTGAAGAAGCATGGCGGCTTCATCCCGGGCATCCGGCCGGGCGAGCGCACTGCCGAATATATCGATTACGTGCTGTCGCGCGTTACCGTGCTCGGCGCGATCTATCTGGCGATCGTCTGTCTGATTCCCGAGATCCTGATTTCCTACGCGTCGGTGCCGTTCTATTTCGGCGGTACCTCGCTCCTGATCGTCGTCAGCGTGACCATGGATACGGTGGCGCAGGTGCAGGGCTATCTGCTGGCCCATCAGTATGAGGGGCTGATCAGGAAATCCAAGCTGAGGGGCCGCCGCCGCTGA
- a CDS encoding adenylate kinase, with product MRLILLGPPGAGKGTQAQRLVQKYGIIQLSTGEMLRAAVASQTPVGLQAKDIMASGALVPDEIVIGIISDRLDQPDMKNGFILDGFPRTVPQAAALDELLKKKHIKLDAVVELRVNESALLDRVETRVAEMRARGEEVRIDDTPEVLSKRLANYRSLTEPLIHYYSERRKLLTVDGMMTIEHVTREINRILSAIGAVEPRAAAPARKARGAARKTAGLTGKKAAKTAKKAVKTARKATKPASRAASKAASLAKGRGTAKAKKAAKKTTSRPAKKVTKKRAKR from the coding sequence ATGAGATTGATCCTTTTGGGTCCGCCGGGTGCGGGTAAGGGAACCCAGGCACAGCGGCTGGTTCAGAAGTACGGCATCATCCAGCTCTCGACCGGCGAGATGCTGCGCGCGGCGGTCGCATCCCAAACGCCGGTCGGCCTGCAGGCCAAGGATATCATGGCGAGCGGTGCGCTGGTGCCGGATGAGATCGTGATCGGGATCATCTCCGACCGTCTCGACCAGCCTGACATGAAGAACGGTTTCATCCTCGACGGCTTTCCGCGCACGGTGCCGCAGGCGGCCGCCCTCGACGAACTCCTGAAGAAGAAGCACATCAAGCTCGACGCCGTGGTCGAACTGCGCGTCAACGAGAGCGCGCTGTTGGACCGCGTCGAGACGCGCGTCGCCGAGATGCGGGCCCGTGGCGAGGAAGTGCGAATCGACGACACCCCCGAAGTGCTGTCGAAGCGGCTGGCGAACTACCGTTCGCTGACCGAGCCGCTGATTCACTATTATTCCGAGCGCCGGAAGCTCCTGACGGTCGACGGGATGATGACCATCGAGCACGTCACCCGCGAGATCAACCGGATCCTGTCGGCGATCGGGGCGGTGGAACCCAGAGCGGCGGCGCCGGCCCGGAAGGCCAGGGGAGCCGCCAGGAAGACTGCCGGGCTCACGGGCAAAAAGGCCGCCAAAACCGCCAAGAAGGCCGTCAAAACGGCCCGTAAGGCCACCAAACCGGCTTCCAGGGCGGCTAGTAAGGCCGCTTCGCTGGCCAAGGGGCGGGGAACCGCCAAGGCCAAAAAGGCAGCAAAAAAGACCACTTCGAGGCCTGCCAAAAAGGTCACGAAAAAGCGAGCTAAGCGATAG
- the rpsM gene encoding 30S ribosomal protein S13, whose protein sequence is MARIAGVNIPTNKRVLIALQYIHGIGQKNAAEIVEKVKIPLDRRVSQLSDQEVLQIREVIDRDYLVEGDLRRETGINIKRLMDLGCYRGLRHRRGLPVRGQRTHTNARTRKGPAKSIAGKKK, encoded by the coding sequence GTGGCCCGTATTGCCGGCGTGAATATCCCGACCAACAAGCGCGTTCTGATCGCGCTCCAGTACATTCATGGCATCGGCCAGAAGAACGCGGCCGAGATCGTCGAGAAGGTCAAGATCCCCCTCGATCGTCGCGTCAGCCAGCTGAGCGACCAGGAAGTCCTGCAGATCCGCGAAGTGATCGACCGCGACTATCTCGTCGAAGGCGATCTTCGCCGTGAGACCGGCATCAACATCAAGCGGCTGATGGACCTCGGCTGCTATCGCGGCCTGCGTCATCGTCGCGGCCTGCCGGTGCGCGGCCAGCGCACCCACACCAACGCGCGCACGCGCAAGGGCCCGGCCAAGTCGATCGCCGGCAAGAAGAAGTAA
- the rpsK gene encoding 30S ribosomal protein S11: protein MGKEATRVRRRERKNIASGIAHVNSSFNNTTITITDAQGNTIAWSSAGTMGFKGSRKSTPYAAQVAAEDVSKKAQEHGMRTLEVEVAGPGSGRESALRALQAAGFTVTSIRDVTTIPHNGCRPRKRRRV from the coding sequence ATGGGCAAGGAAGCCACCCGCGTACGCCGTCGCGAACGCAAGAACATCGCCTCGGGCATCGCGCACGTCAATTCGTCGTTCAACAACACGACCATCACCATCACCGACGCGCAGGGCAACACCATTGCCTGGTCCTCGGCCGGCACGATGGGCTTCAAGGGCTCGCGCAAGTCGACCCCCTATGCCGCGCAGGTCGCGGCCGAAGACGTTTCCAAGAAGGCGCAGGAACACGGCATGCGCACGCTGGAAGTGGAAGTTGCAGGCCCCGGTTCGGGCCGTGAATCGGCGCTTCGTGCGCTGCAGGCGGCGGGCTTCACTGTGACGTCGATCCGCGACGTGACGACGATCCCGCACAATGGTTGCCGTCCGCGCAAGCGCCGGCGCGTCTGA
- a CDS encoding DNA-directed RNA polymerase subunit alpha — MGDKVTIQKNWQELIRPNKLQVSPGTDATRFATVVAEPLERGFGQTLGNALRRILLSSLQGAAVQSVHIDGVLHEFSSIAGVREDVTDIVLNIKDISIKMQGEGPKRMVVKKSGPGVVTAGDIQTVGDVVVLNPDLQICTLDEGAEIRMEFTVAAGKGYVAAERNRPEDAPIGLIPVDSLFSPVRKVSYKVENTREGQILDYDKLTMTIETNGAISPEDAVAYAARILQDQLNVFVNFEEPRKEVAQEIIPDLAFNPAFLKKVDELELSVRSANCLKNDNIVYIGDLVQKSEAEMLRTPNFGRKSLNEIKEVLAQMGLHLGMEVPGWPPENIDELAKRFEDHY, encoded by the coding sequence ATGGGTGACAAAGTGACGATCCAGAAAAATTGGCAAGAACTCATTCGACCGAACAAGCTGCAGGTATCGCCGGGCACCGACGCGACCCGGTTCGCGACTGTGGTCGCCGAGCCGCTAGAGCGCGGCTTCGGGCAGACGCTCGGTAACGCGCTGCGCCGCATCCTGCTGTCGTCGCTGCAGGGCGCCGCCGTGCAGTCGGTGCACATCGACGGCGTGCTGCACGAGTTCTCCTCGATCGCGGGCGTTCGCGAGGACGTCACCGACATCGTGCTCAACATCAAGGACATCTCGATCAAGATGCAGGGCGAAGGCCCCAAGCGCATGGTCGTTAAGAAGTCCGGCCCGGGCGTTGTCACCGCCGGCGACATCCAGACCGTCGGCGACGTCGTGGTGCTCAATCCCGACCTGCAGATCTGCACGTTGGACGAGGGCGCGGAAATCCGCATGGAGTTCACGGTCGCCGCCGGCAAGGGTTATGTCGCCGCCGAGCGTAACCGGCCCGAGGACGCGCCGATCGGCCTGATCCCGGTCGACAGCCTGTTCTCGCCCGTGCGCAAGGTCTCCTACAAGGTCGAGAACACCCGCGAAGGCCAGATCCTCGACTACGACAAGCTGACCATGACGATCGAGACCAACGGCGCGATCTCGCCGGAGGACGCGGTGGCCTATGCCGCTCGCATCCTGCAGGACCAGCTCAACGTGTTCGTGAACTTCGAAGAGCCGCGCAAGGAAGTGGCGCAGGAGATCATCCCCGATCTCGCCTTCAACCCGGCGTTCCTCAAGAAGGTCGACGAACTCGAACTGTCGGTGCGTTCGGCAAACTGCCTGAAGAACGACAACATCGTCTACATCGGCGACCTCGTGCAGAAGTCGGAAGCGGAAATGCTCCGCACCCCGAACTTCGGCCGCAAGTCGCTGAACGAGATCAAGGAAGTGCTGGCCCAGATGGGTCTGCATCTCGGCATGGAAGTGCCGGGCTGGCCGCCGGAGAACATCGACGAGCTCGCCAAGCGCTTCGAAGATCACTACTGA